In the genome of Triticum urartu cultivar G1812 chromosome 5, Tu2.1, whole genome shotgun sequence, one region contains:
- the LOC125509084 gene encoding purple acid phosphatase 23 isoform X2, which yields MGAMATSTIAGTLHSRHLHCRTLLLLLPYLPIAFLLVDGGGIPTTLDGPFTPATRAFDRSLRQGSEDVPLSDPRLAPRARPPSPEQIALAASADPTSLWVSWVTGRAQVGSHLTPLDPTAVRSEVWYGERPASADTVAHPHHVARGSAEVYSQLYPYPGLLNYTSGVIHHVRLVGLRPSTRYYYRCGDSSLKGGLSDERSFVTLPAPAPDAYPRRVAVVGDLGLTGNSTSTVDHLARNDPSMILMVGDMTYANQYRTTGGRGVPCFSCSFPDAPIRESYQPRWDGWGRFMEPLASRVTMMVTEGNHEIEPQGHGGAATFASYLARFAVPSEESGSNTKFYYSFNAGGIHFIMLGAYVDYNRTGAQYSWLEKDLHKVDRRVTPWVVASWHTPWYNSYSSHYQEFECMRQEMEGLLYQHGVDIVFSGHVHAYERMNRVFNYTLDPCGPVYITIGDGGNIEKIDIDHADDPGKCPSPGDNHPEFGGVCHLNFTSGPAKGKFCWERQPEWSAFRESSFGHGILEVVNSTYALWTWHRNQDAYGEHSVGDQIYIVREPDKCLLQPRGLIPQDCPSAGCPSSTLSSTSGAEQAAKNGRLLWTTTCMILISTVL from the exons ATGGGCGCCATGGCCACCAGCACCATCGCCGGCACCCTCCACAGCCGCCACCTCCATTGCCGCACTCTCCTGCTGCTATTACCGTACCTCCCGATCGCGTTCCTActcgtcgacggcggcggcaTTCCGACGACGCTGGACGGCCCGTTCACGCCGGCCACCCGCGCGTTCGACCGCTCGCTGCGGCAGGGCAGCGAGGACGTCCCGCTCTCCGACCCCCGCCTGGCCCCGCGCGCGCGCCCGCCGTCCCCGGAGCAGATCGCGCTCGCCGCCTCGGCCGACCCCACCTCGCTCTGGGTCTCCTGGGTCACGGGCCGCGCCCAGGTCGGCTCCCACCTCACCCCTCTCGACCCCACCGCCGTCCGCAGCGAGGTCTGGTACGGCGAGCGCCCCGCCTCCGCCGACACCGTCGCCCACCCGCACCACGTGGCGAGGGGCTCGGCGGAGGTCTACAGCCAGCTCTACCCGTACCCGGGCCTCCTCAACTACACCTCCGGCGTCATCCACCACGTCCGGCTCGTGGGCCTGAGGCCGTCCACCCGCTACTACTACCGTTGCGGCGACAGCTCCCTCAAGGGCGGCCTCAGCGATGAGCGCTCTTTCGTGACGCTGCCCGCGCCGGCGCCGGACGCATACCCTCGTCGCGTCGCGGTGGTCGGGGACCTTGGGCTCACCGGCAACTCCACCTCCACCGTCGACCACCTCGCCAGGAACGACCCGTCCATGATCTTGATGGTCGGCGACATGACGTACGCCAACCAGTACCGCACCACCGGCGGCAGAGGCGTCCCCTGCTTCTCCTGTTCCTTCCCAGACGCCCCGATTCGGGAGTCCTACCAGCCGCGATGGGACGGCTGGGGAAG ATTCATGGAGCCGCTTGCATCGAGGGTGACAATGATGGTGACCGAAGGGAACCACGAGATCGAGCCGCAGGGGCACGGCGGAGCCGCGACCTTCGCCTCCTACTTGGCGCGCTTCGCTGTGCCGTCGGAGGAGTCTGGATCCAACACCAAGTTCTACTACTCGTTCAACGCGGGTGGTATTCACTTCATCATGCTTGGTGCCTATGTCGACTACAATCGCACAG GAGCTCAGTACTCGTGGTTAGAGAAGGATCTGCACAAAGTTGATCGACGAGTCACACCATGGGTTGTCGCTTCTTGGCACACGCCGTGGTATAACAGCTATTCCTCGCACTACCAGGAATTTGAGTGTATGAGGCAAGAAATGGAAGGACTCCTCTATCAACACGGGGTCGACATTGTCTTCTCAGGCCAT GTACACGCATACGAAAGGATGAACCGGGTGTTCAACTACACGTTGGACCCGTGCGGGCCGGTTTACATTACGATCGGGGATGGCGGTAACATTGAGAAAATCGACATTGATCATGCAGATGACCCTGGAAAGTGCCCCTCACCAGGTGACAACCACCCTGAATTTGGTGGAGTCTGCCATCTGAACTTCACTTCTGGTCCTGCCAAGGGGAAATTTTGCTGGGAACGACAGCCGGAATGGAGCGCATTCAGGGAAAGCAGTTTCGGCCACGGTATTTTAGAG GTTGTGAATTCGACATATGCCTTGTGGACATGGCACCGGAACCAGGATGCATACGGAGAACACAGTGTGGGAGATCAGATCTATATAGTACGGGAACCCGACAAGTGCCTATTGCAGCCAAGGGGTCTGATTCCGCAAGACTG TCCCTCGGCGGGATGCCCTTCTTCAACATTAAGTAGCACCTCAGGTGCTGAACAAGCTGCTAAAAATGGCCGGCTCCTTTGGACTACTACATGTATGATTTTGATCAGTACGGTTTTGTAG
- the LOC125509087 gene encoding iron-sulfur assembly protein IscA-like 2, mitochondrial: MASVRPPLRRLALLLNSRIRANNRFLASASTSTSSYPTAAAAGTATTETPAPEEPEVVSMTDNCVRRLKELHTKEPSAKGNMLRLSVEAGGCSGFQYTFSLDSKENADDRVFEKNGVKLVVDNVSYDFVKGSTIDYVEELISSAFVVSTNPSAVGGCSCKSSFMVK, translated from the exons ATGGCCTCGGTTAGGCCccctctccgccgcctcgcgctgcTGCTTAACAGCCGCATCCGCGCCAACAACCGCTTCCTcgcctccgcctccacctccacctcctcctaccccaccgccgccgcagccgGCACCGCCACCACCGAgacgccggcgccggaggagccgGAGGTCGTCAGCATGACGGATAACTGCGTCCGT AGACTCAAAGAGTTGCATACTAAAGAACCATCTGCTAAGGGCAACATGTTGCGCTTGAGCGTTGAAGCTGGTGGCTGTTCTGGATTCCAGTACACCTTCTCACTGGATAGCAAGGAAAATGCTGATGATAG GGTCTTCGAGAAGAATGGTGTTAAGTTGGTTGTCGACAATGTCTCATACGACTTCGTGAAAGGTTCAACAATCGATTATGTAGAGGAATTGATAAGCTCAGCATTTGTG GTTTCAACCAATCCAAGTGCTGTTGGAGGCTGCAGCTGCAAGAGTTCCTTCATGGTTAAATAA
- the LOC125509084 gene encoding purple acid phosphatase 23 isoform X3: MGAMATSTIAGTLHSRHLHCRTLLLLLPYLPIAFLLVDGGGIPTTLDGPFTPATRAFDRSLRQGSEDVPLSDPRLAPRARPPSPEQIALAASADPTSLWVSWVTGRAQVGSHLTPLDPTAVRSEVWYGERPASADTVAHPHHVARGSAEVYSQLYPYPGLLNYTSGVIHHVRLVGLRPSTRYYYRCGDSSLKGGLSDERSFVTLPAPAPDAYPRRVAVVGDLGLTGNSTSTVDHLARNDPSMILMVGDMTYANQYRTTGGRGVPCFSCSFPDAPIRESYQPRWDGWGRFMEPLASRVTMMVTEGNHEIEPQGHGGAATFASYLARFAVPSEESGSNTKFYYSFNAGGIHFIMLGAYVDYNRTVASLCIGAQYSWLEKDLHKVDRRVTPWVVASWHTPWYNSYSSHYQEFECMRQEMEGLLYQHGVDIVFSGHVHAYERMNRVFNYTLDPCGPVYITIGDGGNIEKIDIDHADDPGKCPSPGDNHPEFGGVCHLNFTSGPAKGKFCWERQPEWSAFRESSFGHGILEVVNSTYALWTWHRNQDAYGEHSVGDQIYIVREPDKCLLQPRGLIPQDWTVPRRDALLQH, translated from the exons ATGGGCGCCATGGCCACCAGCACCATCGCCGGCACCCTCCACAGCCGCCACCTCCATTGCCGCACTCTCCTGCTGCTATTACCGTACCTCCCGATCGCGTTCCTActcgtcgacggcggcggcaTTCCGACGACGCTGGACGGCCCGTTCACGCCGGCCACCCGCGCGTTCGACCGCTCGCTGCGGCAGGGCAGCGAGGACGTCCCGCTCTCCGACCCCCGCCTGGCCCCGCGCGCGCGCCCGCCGTCCCCGGAGCAGATCGCGCTCGCCGCCTCGGCCGACCCCACCTCGCTCTGGGTCTCCTGGGTCACGGGCCGCGCCCAGGTCGGCTCCCACCTCACCCCTCTCGACCCCACCGCCGTCCGCAGCGAGGTCTGGTACGGCGAGCGCCCCGCCTCCGCCGACACCGTCGCCCACCCGCACCACGTGGCGAGGGGCTCGGCGGAGGTCTACAGCCAGCTCTACCCGTACCCGGGCCTCCTCAACTACACCTCCGGCGTCATCCACCACGTCCGGCTCGTGGGCCTGAGGCCGTCCACCCGCTACTACTACCGTTGCGGCGACAGCTCCCTCAAGGGCGGCCTCAGCGATGAGCGCTCTTTCGTGACGCTGCCCGCGCCGGCGCCGGACGCATACCCTCGTCGCGTCGCGGTGGTCGGGGACCTTGGGCTCACCGGCAACTCCACCTCCACCGTCGACCACCTCGCCAGGAACGACCCGTCCATGATCTTGATGGTCGGCGACATGACGTACGCCAACCAGTACCGCACCACCGGCGGCAGAGGCGTCCCCTGCTTCTCCTGTTCCTTCCCAGACGCCCCGATTCGGGAGTCCTACCAGCCGCGATGGGACGGCTGGGGAAG ATTCATGGAGCCGCTTGCATCGAGGGTGACAATGATGGTGACCGAAGGGAACCACGAGATCGAGCCGCAGGGGCACGGCGGAGCCGCGACCTTCGCCTCCTACTTGGCGCGCTTCGCTGTGCCGTCGGAGGAGTCTGGATCCAACACCAAGTTCTACTACTCGTTCAACGCGGGTGGTATTCACTTCATCATGCTTGGTGCCTATGTCGACTACAATCGCACAG TTGCTTCATTGTGCATAGGAGCTCAGTACTCGTGGTTAGAGAAGGATCTGCACAAAGTTGATCGACGAGTCACACCATGGGTTGTCGCTTCTTGGCACACGCCGTGGTATAACAGCTATTCCTCGCACTACCAGGAATTTGAGTGTATGAGGCAAGAAATGGAAGGACTCCTCTATCAACACGGGGTCGACATTGTCTTCTCAGGCCAT GTACACGCATACGAAAGGATGAACCGGGTGTTCAACTACACGTTGGACCCGTGCGGGCCGGTTTACATTACGATCGGGGATGGCGGTAACATTGAGAAAATCGACATTGATCATGCAGATGACCCTGGAAAGTGCCCCTCACCAGGTGACAACCACCCTGAATTTGGTGGAGTCTGCCATCTGAACTTCACTTCTGGTCCTGCCAAGGGGAAATTTTGCTGGGAACGACAGCCGGAATGGAGCGCATTCAGGGAAAGCAGTTTCGGCCACGGTATTTTAGAG GTTGTGAATTCGACATATGCCTTGTGGACATGGCACCGGAACCAGGATGCATACGGAGAACACAGTGTGGGAGATCAGATCTATATAGTACGGGAACCCGACAAGTGCCTATTGCAGCCAAGGGGTCTGATTCCGCAAGACTG GACAGTCCCTCGGCGGGATGCCCTTCTTCAACATTAA
- the LOC125509084 gene encoding purple acid phosphatase 23 isoform X1, which yields MGAMATSTIAGTLHSRHLHCRTLLLLLPYLPIAFLLVDGGGIPTTLDGPFTPATRAFDRSLRQGSEDVPLSDPRLAPRARPPSPEQIALAASADPTSLWVSWVTGRAQVGSHLTPLDPTAVRSEVWYGERPASADTVAHPHHVARGSAEVYSQLYPYPGLLNYTSGVIHHVRLVGLRPSTRYYYRCGDSSLKGGLSDERSFVTLPAPAPDAYPRRVAVVGDLGLTGNSTSTVDHLARNDPSMILMVGDMTYANQYRTTGGRGVPCFSCSFPDAPIRESYQPRWDGWGRFMEPLASRVTMMVTEGNHEIEPQGHGGAATFASYLARFAVPSEESGSNTKFYYSFNAGGIHFIMLGAYVDYNRTVASLCIGAQYSWLEKDLHKVDRRVTPWVVASWHTPWYNSYSSHYQEFECMRQEMEGLLYQHGVDIVFSGHVHAYERMNRVFNYTLDPCGPVYITIGDGGNIEKIDIDHADDPGKCPSPGDNHPEFGGVCHLNFTSGPAKGKFCWERQPEWSAFRESSFGHGILEVVNSTYALWTWHRNQDAYGEHSVGDQIYIVREPDKCLLQPRGLIPQDCPSAGCPSSTLSSTSGAEQAAKNGRLLWTTTCMILISTVL from the exons ATGGGCGCCATGGCCACCAGCACCATCGCCGGCACCCTCCACAGCCGCCACCTCCATTGCCGCACTCTCCTGCTGCTATTACCGTACCTCCCGATCGCGTTCCTActcgtcgacggcggcggcaTTCCGACGACGCTGGACGGCCCGTTCACGCCGGCCACCCGCGCGTTCGACCGCTCGCTGCGGCAGGGCAGCGAGGACGTCCCGCTCTCCGACCCCCGCCTGGCCCCGCGCGCGCGCCCGCCGTCCCCGGAGCAGATCGCGCTCGCCGCCTCGGCCGACCCCACCTCGCTCTGGGTCTCCTGGGTCACGGGCCGCGCCCAGGTCGGCTCCCACCTCACCCCTCTCGACCCCACCGCCGTCCGCAGCGAGGTCTGGTACGGCGAGCGCCCCGCCTCCGCCGACACCGTCGCCCACCCGCACCACGTGGCGAGGGGCTCGGCGGAGGTCTACAGCCAGCTCTACCCGTACCCGGGCCTCCTCAACTACACCTCCGGCGTCATCCACCACGTCCGGCTCGTGGGCCTGAGGCCGTCCACCCGCTACTACTACCGTTGCGGCGACAGCTCCCTCAAGGGCGGCCTCAGCGATGAGCGCTCTTTCGTGACGCTGCCCGCGCCGGCGCCGGACGCATACCCTCGTCGCGTCGCGGTGGTCGGGGACCTTGGGCTCACCGGCAACTCCACCTCCACCGTCGACCACCTCGCCAGGAACGACCCGTCCATGATCTTGATGGTCGGCGACATGACGTACGCCAACCAGTACCGCACCACCGGCGGCAGAGGCGTCCCCTGCTTCTCCTGTTCCTTCCCAGACGCCCCGATTCGGGAGTCCTACCAGCCGCGATGGGACGGCTGGGGAAG ATTCATGGAGCCGCTTGCATCGAGGGTGACAATGATGGTGACCGAAGGGAACCACGAGATCGAGCCGCAGGGGCACGGCGGAGCCGCGACCTTCGCCTCCTACTTGGCGCGCTTCGCTGTGCCGTCGGAGGAGTCTGGATCCAACACCAAGTTCTACTACTCGTTCAACGCGGGTGGTATTCACTTCATCATGCTTGGTGCCTATGTCGACTACAATCGCACAG TTGCTTCATTGTGCATAGGAGCTCAGTACTCGTGGTTAGAGAAGGATCTGCACAAAGTTGATCGACGAGTCACACCATGGGTTGTCGCTTCTTGGCACACGCCGTGGTATAACAGCTATTCCTCGCACTACCAGGAATTTGAGTGTATGAGGCAAGAAATGGAAGGACTCCTCTATCAACACGGGGTCGACATTGTCTTCTCAGGCCAT GTACACGCATACGAAAGGATGAACCGGGTGTTCAACTACACGTTGGACCCGTGCGGGCCGGTTTACATTACGATCGGGGATGGCGGTAACATTGAGAAAATCGACATTGATCATGCAGATGACCCTGGAAAGTGCCCCTCACCAGGTGACAACCACCCTGAATTTGGTGGAGTCTGCCATCTGAACTTCACTTCTGGTCCTGCCAAGGGGAAATTTTGCTGGGAACGACAGCCGGAATGGAGCGCATTCAGGGAAAGCAGTTTCGGCCACGGTATTTTAGAG GTTGTGAATTCGACATATGCCTTGTGGACATGGCACCGGAACCAGGATGCATACGGAGAACACAGTGTGGGAGATCAGATCTATATAGTACGGGAACCCGACAAGTGCCTATTGCAGCCAAGGGGTCTGATTCCGCAAGACTG TCCCTCGGCGGGATGCCCTTCTTCAACATTAAGTAGCACCTCAGGTGCTGAACAAGCTGCTAAAAATGGCCGGCTCCTTTGGACTACTACATGTATGATTTTGATCAGTACGGTTTTGTAG
- the LOC125509084 gene encoding purple acid phosphatase 23 isoform X4, with translation MGAMATSTIAGTLHSRHLHCRTLLLLLPYLPIAFLLVDGGGIPTTLDGPFTPATRAFDRSLRQGSEDVPLSDPRLAPRARPPSPEQIALAASADPTSLWVSWVTGRAQVGSHLTPLDPTAVRSEVWYGERPASADTVAHPHHVARGSAEVYSQLYPYPGLLNYTSGVIHHVRLVGLRPSTRYYYRCGDSSLKGGLSDERSFVTLPAPAPDAYPRRVAVVGDLGLTGNSTSTVDHLARNDPSMILMVGDMTYANQYRTTGGRGVPCFSCSFPDAPIRESYQPRWDGWGRFMEPLASRVTMMVTEGNHEIEPQGHGGAATFASYLARFAVPSEESGSNTKFYYSFNAGGIHFIMLGAYVDYNRTVASLCIGAQYSWLEKDLHKVDRRVTPWVVASWHTPWYNSYSSHYQEFECMRQEMEGLLYQHGVDIVFSGHVHAYERMNRVFNYTLDPCGPVYITIGDGGNIEKIDIDHADDPGKCPSPGDNHPEFGGVCHLNFTSGPAKGKFCWERQPEWSAFRESSFGHGILEVVNSTYALWTWHRNQDAYGEHSVGDQIYIVREPDKCLLQPRGQSLGGMPFFNIK, from the exons ATGGGCGCCATGGCCACCAGCACCATCGCCGGCACCCTCCACAGCCGCCACCTCCATTGCCGCACTCTCCTGCTGCTATTACCGTACCTCCCGATCGCGTTCCTActcgtcgacggcggcggcaTTCCGACGACGCTGGACGGCCCGTTCACGCCGGCCACCCGCGCGTTCGACCGCTCGCTGCGGCAGGGCAGCGAGGACGTCCCGCTCTCCGACCCCCGCCTGGCCCCGCGCGCGCGCCCGCCGTCCCCGGAGCAGATCGCGCTCGCCGCCTCGGCCGACCCCACCTCGCTCTGGGTCTCCTGGGTCACGGGCCGCGCCCAGGTCGGCTCCCACCTCACCCCTCTCGACCCCACCGCCGTCCGCAGCGAGGTCTGGTACGGCGAGCGCCCCGCCTCCGCCGACACCGTCGCCCACCCGCACCACGTGGCGAGGGGCTCGGCGGAGGTCTACAGCCAGCTCTACCCGTACCCGGGCCTCCTCAACTACACCTCCGGCGTCATCCACCACGTCCGGCTCGTGGGCCTGAGGCCGTCCACCCGCTACTACTACCGTTGCGGCGACAGCTCCCTCAAGGGCGGCCTCAGCGATGAGCGCTCTTTCGTGACGCTGCCCGCGCCGGCGCCGGACGCATACCCTCGTCGCGTCGCGGTGGTCGGGGACCTTGGGCTCACCGGCAACTCCACCTCCACCGTCGACCACCTCGCCAGGAACGACCCGTCCATGATCTTGATGGTCGGCGACATGACGTACGCCAACCAGTACCGCACCACCGGCGGCAGAGGCGTCCCCTGCTTCTCCTGTTCCTTCCCAGACGCCCCGATTCGGGAGTCCTACCAGCCGCGATGGGACGGCTGGGGAAG ATTCATGGAGCCGCTTGCATCGAGGGTGACAATGATGGTGACCGAAGGGAACCACGAGATCGAGCCGCAGGGGCACGGCGGAGCCGCGACCTTCGCCTCCTACTTGGCGCGCTTCGCTGTGCCGTCGGAGGAGTCTGGATCCAACACCAAGTTCTACTACTCGTTCAACGCGGGTGGTATTCACTTCATCATGCTTGGTGCCTATGTCGACTACAATCGCACAG TTGCTTCATTGTGCATAGGAGCTCAGTACTCGTGGTTAGAGAAGGATCTGCACAAAGTTGATCGACGAGTCACACCATGGGTTGTCGCTTCTTGGCACACGCCGTGGTATAACAGCTATTCCTCGCACTACCAGGAATTTGAGTGTATGAGGCAAGAAATGGAAGGACTCCTCTATCAACACGGGGTCGACATTGTCTTCTCAGGCCAT GTACACGCATACGAAAGGATGAACCGGGTGTTCAACTACACGTTGGACCCGTGCGGGCCGGTTTACATTACGATCGGGGATGGCGGTAACATTGAGAAAATCGACATTGATCATGCAGATGACCCTGGAAAGTGCCCCTCACCAGGTGACAACCACCCTGAATTTGGTGGAGTCTGCCATCTGAACTTCACTTCTGGTCCTGCCAAGGGGAAATTTTGCTGGGAACGACAGCCGGAATGGAGCGCATTCAGGGAAAGCAGTTTCGGCCACGGTATTTTAGAG GTTGTGAATTCGACATATGCCTTGTGGACATGGCACCGGAACCAGGATGCATACGGAGAACACAGTGTGGGAGATCAGATCTATATAGTACGGGAACCCGACAAGTGCCTATTGCAGCCAAGGG GACAGTCCCTCGGCGGGATGCCCTTCTTCAACATTAAGTAG
- the LOC125509084 gene encoding purple acid phosphatase 23 isoform X5, with protein sequence MGAMATSTIAGTLHSRHLHCRTLLLLLPYLPIAFLLVDGGGIPTTLDGPFTPATRAFDRSLRQGSEDVPLSDPRLAPRARPPSPEQIALAASADPTSLWVSWVTGRAQVGSHLTPLDPTAVRSEVWYGERPASADTVAHPHHVARGSAEVYSQLYPYPGLLNYTSGVIHHVRLVGLRPSTRYYYRCGDSSLKGGLSDERSFVTLPAPAPDAYPRRVAVVGDLGLTGNSTSTVDHLARNDPSMILMVGDMTYANQYRTTGGRGVPCFSCSFPDAPIRESYQPRWDGWGRFMEPLASRVTMMVTEGNHEIEPQGHGGAATFASYLARFAVPSEESGSNTKFYYSFNAGGIHFIMLGAYVDYNRTVASLCIGAQYSWLEKDLHKVDRRVTPWVVASWHTPWYNSYSSHYQEFECMRQEMEGLLYQHGVDIVFSGHVHAYERMNRVFNYTLDPCGPVYITIGDGGNIEKIDIDHADDPGKCPSPGDNHPEFGGVCHLNFTSGPAKGKFCWERQPEWSAFRESSFGHGILEVVNSTYALWTWHRNQDAYGEHSVGDQIYIVREPDKCLLQPRVPRRDALLQH encoded by the exons ATGGGCGCCATGGCCACCAGCACCATCGCCGGCACCCTCCACAGCCGCCACCTCCATTGCCGCACTCTCCTGCTGCTATTACCGTACCTCCCGATCGCGTTCCTActcgtcgacggcggcggcaTTCCGACGACGCTGGACGGCCCGTTCACGCCGGCCACCCGCGCGTTCGACCGCTCGCTGCGGCAGGGCAGCGAGGACGTCCCGCTCTCCGACCCCCGCCTGGCCCCGCGCGCGCGCCCGCCGTCCCCGGAGCAGATCGCGCTCGCCGCCTCGGCCGACCCCACCTCGCTCTGGGTCTCCTGGGTCACGGGCCGCGCCCAGGTCGGCTCCCACCTCACCCCTCTCGACCCCACCGCCGTCCGCAGCGAGGTCTGGTACGGCGAGCGCCCCGCCTCCGCCGACACCGTCGCCCACCCGCACCACGTGGCGAGGGGCTCGGCGGAGGTCTACAGCCAGCTCTACCCGTACCCGGGCCTCCTCAACTACACCTCCGGCGTCATCCACCACGTCCGGCTCGTGGGCCTGAGGCCGTCCACCCGCTACTACTACCGTTGCGGCGACAGCTCCCTCAAGGGCGGCCTCAGCGATGAGCGCTCTTTCGTGACGCTGCCCGCGCCGGCGCCGGACGCATACCCTCGTCGCGTCGCGGTGGTCGGGGACCTTGGGCTCACCGGCAACTCCACCTCCACCGTCGACCACCTCGCCAGGAACGACCCGTCCATGATCTTGATGGTCGGCGACATGACGTACGCCAACCAGTACCGCACCACCGGCGGCAGAGGCGTCCCCTGCTTCTCCTGTTCCTTCCCAGACGCCCCGATTCGGGAGTCCTACCAGCCGCGATGGGACGGCTGGGGAAG ATTCATGGAGCCGCTTGCATCGAGGGTGACAATGATGGTGACCGAAGGGAACCACGAGATCGAGCCGCAGGGGCACGGCGGAGCCGCGACCTTCGCCTCCTACTTGGCGCGCTTCGCTGTGCCGTCGGAGGAGTCTGGATCCAACACCAAGTTCTACTACTCGTTCAACGCGGGTGGTATTCACTTCATCATGCTTGGTGCCTATGTCGACTACAATCGCACAG TTGCTTCATTGTGCATAGGAGCTCAGTACTCGTGGTTAGAGAAGGATCTGCACAAAGTTGATCGACGAGTCACACCATGGGTTGTCGCTTCTTGGCACACGCCGTGGTATAACAGCTATTCCTCGCACTACCAGGAATTTGAGTGTATGAGGCAAGAAATGGAAGGACTCCTCTATCAACACGGGGTCGACATTGTCTTCTCAGGCCAT GTACACGCATACGAAAGGATGAACCGGGTGTTCAACTACACGTTGGACCCGTGCGGGCCGGTTTACATTACGATCGGGGATGGCGGTAACATTGAGAAAATCGACATTGATCATGCAGATGACCCTGGAAAGTGCCCCTCACCAGGTGACAACCACCCTGAATTTGGTGGAGTCTGCCATCTGAACTTCACTTCTGGTCCTGCCAAGGGGAAATTTTGCTGGGAACGACAGCCGGAATGGAGCGCATTCAGGGAAAGCAGTTTCGGCCACGGTATTTTAGAG GTTGTGAATTCGACATATGCCTTGTGGACATGGCACCGGAACCAGGATGCATACGGAGAACACAGTGTGGGAGATCAGATCTATATAGTACGGGAACCCGACAAGTGCCTATTGCAGCCAAGGG TCCCTCGGCGGGATGCCCTTCTTCAACATTAA